A part of Paenarthrobacter sp. A20 genomic DNA contains:
- the fusA gene encoding elongation factor G: MAQDVLTDLNKVRNIGIMAHIDAGKTTTTERILFYTGVNHKIGETHDGASTTDWMEQEKERGITITSAAVTCFWDKNQINIIDTPGHVDFTVEVERSLRVLDGAVAVFDGKEGVEPQSETVWRQADKYNVPRICFVNKMDKLGADFYFTVDTIISRLGAKPLVMQLPIGAENDFIGVVDLLEMRALVWPGDAKGDVTMGASYEVQEIPADLQAKAEEYRAQLVETVAEASEELMEKYLEGEELTLEELKAGIRKMTINSELYPVFCGSAFKNRGVQPMLDAVVDFLPNPLDVPPMIGHDPRDEEKELTRKPSADEPFSALAFKIAAHPFFGQLTFVRVYSGHVEAGAQVVNSTKGKKERIGKLFQMHANKEMPVEGATAGHIYAAIGLKDTTTGDTLCDANNQIVLESMSFPEPVISVAIEPNTKGDQEKLSTAIQKLSAEDPTFQVSLNEDTGQTIIAGMGELHLDILVDRMRREFKVEANVGKPQVAYRETIKRAVERHDYTHKKQTGGSGQFAKIQIAIEPMDTASGELYAFENKVTGGRVPREYIPSVDAGIQDALNDGVLAGYPVVGIKATLIDGASHDVDSSEMAFKIAGRMAFKEAARKANPVLLEPLMDVEVRTPEEYMGDVIGDLNARRGQMQSMEDAAGVKVIRAHVPLSGMFGYIGDLRSKTQGRAVYSMTFNSYAEVPKAVADEIIQKTRGE; encoded by the coding sequence GGACGTGCTTACCGACCTTAATAAGGTCCGCAACATCGGCATCATGGCCCACATCGATGCCGGCAAGACCACCACTACCGAGCGCATCCTGTTCTACACGGGTGTGAACCACAAGATCGGCGAGACGCACGACGGCGCTTCGACGACTGACTGGATGGAACAGGAAAAGGAACGCGGCATCACCATCACGTCTGCCGCCGTGACTTGCTTCTGGGACAAGAACCAGATCAACATCATCGACACTCCGGGCCACGTCGACTTCACCGTTGAGGTTGAGCGCTCCTTGCGCGTCCTCGACGGCGCAGTCGCAGTGTTCGACGGCAAGGAAGGCGTGGAGCCGCAGTCCGAGACTGTTTGGCGCCAGGCTGACAAGTACAACGTTCCGCGTATCTGCTTCGTCAACAAGATGGACAAGCTGGGCGCTGACTTCTACTTCACCGTAGACACCATCATCTCCCGCCTTGGTGCCAAGCCGCTGGTCATGCAGCTGCCCATCGGCGCTGAGAACGACTTCATTGGTGTTGTTGACCTCCTCGAAATGCGCGCGCTGGTTTGGCCTGGCGACGCAAAGGGTGACGTCACCATGGGCGCTTCCTACGAAGTGCAGGAAATCCCGGCGGACCTCCAGGCCAAGGCTGAAGAGTACCGTGCACAGCTCGTAGAGACTGTGGCCGAGGCTTCCGAAGAACTCATGGAGAAGTACCTCGAAGGTGAAGAACTCACCCTTGAGGAACTGAAGGCCGGCATCCGCAAGATGACCATCAACTCCGAGCTCTACCCGGTGTTCTGTGGTTCTGCCTTCAAGAACCGCGGTGTCCAGCCGATGCTTGACGCTGTTGTTGACTTCCTGCCGAACCCGCTCGACGTCCCGCCGATGATCGGTCACGATCCCCGCGACGAAGAGAAGGAACTCACCCGCAAGCCCTCTGCTGACGAGCCGTTCTCGGCCCTCGCCTTCAAGATTGCTGCGCACCCGTTCTTCGGTCAGCTGACCTTCGTCCGCGTGTACTCCGGTCACGTTGAGGCCGGCGCCCAGGTGGTTAACTCCACCAAGGGCAAGAAGGAACGTATCGGCAAGCTGTTCCAGATGCACGCCAACAAGGAAATGCCCGTTGAGGGCGCTACCGCCGGCCACATCTACGCAGCCATCGGTCTGAAGGACACCACCACGGGTGACACCCTGTGTGATGCCAACAACCAGATCGTCCTCGAGTCCATGAGCTTCCCGGAGCCCGTGATCTCGGTTGCCATCGAGCCGAACACCAAGGGTGACCAGGAGAAGCTCTCCACGGCCATCCAGAAGCTCTCCGCTGAGGACCCGACCTTCCAGGTCTCCCTCAACGAAGACACTGGCCAGACCATCATCGCCGGCATGGGCGAGCTCCACCTGGACATCCTGGTGGACCGCATGCGCCGCGAATTCAAGGTCGAGGCAAACGTCGGCAAGCCGCAGGTTGCTTACCGCGAAACCATCAAGCGCGCAGTCGAGCGTCATGACTACACGCACAAGAAGCAGACCGGTGGTTCGGGTCAGTTCGCAAAGATCCAGATCGCGATCGAGCCCATGGACACCGCCTCCGGCGAGCTGTACGCATTCGAGAACAAGGTCACTGGTGGCCGCGTTCCGCGTGAATACATTCCGTCCGTTGACGCTGGTATCCAGGATGCACTGAACGACGGCGTCCTGGCCGGTTACCCGGTAGTCGGCATCAAGGCCACGCTGATTGACGGCGCGTCCCACGATGTTGACTCCTCGGAAATGGCGTTCAAGATCGCCGGCCGTATGGCTTTCAAGGAAGCTGCACGCAAGGCGAACCCTGTTCTGCTTGAACCGCTGATGGATGTTGAGGTCCGCACACCTGAGGAATACATGGGTGATGTTATTGGTGACCTGAACGCCCGCCGTGGCCAGA